A DNA window from Streptomyces bacillaris contains the following coding sequences:
- a CDS encoding Zn-ribbon domain-containing OB-fold protein: protein MAGWFTEGATEEEFRLLGTRCSACGTVYFPREDGHCRNPLCEGGELAEVALSKRGTVWSCTDGRYRPPPPYVSDPGVPWVPYTLVAVELAAERMVVLGQAPPGVGVADLPVGSVVEVVPGALDEDAAAGTVHTTWHWRPVAAEALS from the coding sequence GTGGCCGGTTGGTTCACCGAGGGCGCCACCGAGGAGGAGTTCCGGCTGCTGGGCACCCGCTGCTCGGCGTGCGGGACGGTGTACTTCCCCCGGGAGGACGGCCACTGCCGCAACCCGCTGTGCGAGGGCGGGGAATTGGCGGAGGTCGCGCTGTCGAAGCGGGGCACGGTGTGGTCCTGCACCGACGGGCGGTACCGGCCCCCTCCCCCGTACGTCAGCGATCCCGGGGTGCCCTGGGTGCCGTACACGCTGGTCGCCGTGGAGCTGGCGGCCGAGCGCATGGTGGTGCTGGGGCAGGCCCCACCCGGGGTGGGCGTGGCGGATCTGCCCGTCGGGTCGGTGGTGGAGGTGGTGCCGGGCGCGCTGGACGAGGACGCGGCGGCCGGCACCGTCCATACGACCTGGCACTGGCGGCCCGTGGCGGCGGAGGCTCTGTCGTGA